One Novosphingobium sp. EMRT-2 DNA segment encodes these proteins:
- a CDS encoding alpha-E domain-containing protein has protein sequence MLGRSANGIFWLFRYLERAENTVRLVEAGFRMALTRDAKDASDEWRSVIVTLGLQALYEAKFGREYTGPHVFNFVLRDKENPGNVLLMCELARTNARMVRTGITREVWEAVNESWMKVKELLARPVTETRLGDVLDCIRRQSTQVRGAMEGTMLRNEIYNFARIGSFIERADNTARILDVKYYVLLPAVSYVGSSLDNVQWENVLRSVAGERAYRWLNAGRMDPRGIAEFMLLDGRFPRSLAFCYAKLRSNLASLAREYGEEMESHHILRNADSELQALTVDAIFDQGLHEFIGRFIAHNTQLALQIQRDYRFVE, from the coding sequence ATGCTAGGCAGATCGGCAAACGGTATTTTCTGGCTCTTCCGCTACCTGGAGCGCGCGGAGAACACCGTGCGCCTGGTCGAGGCGGGGTTCCGCATGGCGCTGACGCGCGACGCCAAGGACGCCAGCGACGAATGGCGCTCGGTGATCGTCACGCTGGGTCTGCAGGCGCTGTATGAAGCCAAGTTCGGCAGGGAATACACCGGCCCGCACGTCTTCAATTTCGTGCTGCGCGACAAGGAGAACCCCGGCAACGTCTTGCTGATGTGCGAACTCGCCCGCACCAACGCGCGCATGGTCCGCACCGGCATCACGCGCGAGGTGTGGGAAGCCGTCAACGAAAGCTGGATGAAGGTGAAAGAGCTGCTCGCCCGTCCGGTCACCGAAACGCGGTTGGGTGACGTGCTCGATTGCATCCGCCGCCAGTCGACGCAGGTGCGCGGCGCCATGGAAGGCACCATGCTGCGCAACGAGATCTACAATTTCGCGCGGATCGGCAGTTTCATCGAACGGGCGGACAACACCGCGCGCATTCTCGACGTAAAGTATTACGTCCTGCTGCCGGCCGTGTCCTACGTGGGGTCCAGCCTCGACAACGTGCAGTGGGAGAACGTGCTGCGCTCGGTTGCGGGGGAGCGCGCCTACCGCTGGCTCAACGCCGGGCGGATGGACCCGCGCGGCATTGCCGAGTTCATGCTGCTCGACGGGCGTTTCCCGCGCAGCCTGGCGTTCTGCTATGCCAAGCTGCGCTCGAACCTCGCCAGCCTCGCCCGCGAGTACGGCGAGGAAATGGAAAGCCACCACATCCTGCGCAACGCCGACAGCGAACTGCAGGCGCTGACGGTCGATGCGATCTTCGATCAGGGCCTCCATGAATTCATCGGCCGGTTCATCGCCCACAACACCCAGCTCGCGCTCCAGATTCAGCGCGACTACCGTTTCGTCGAATAG